The nucleotide window ACGTCACAGATGCGGAGCAATGCGTTTATATCCGGCTCATGGGGCTGGGGAGTCAGAGGGTCCCGCAGAAAGATCACCAGATCCAGACGTTTTTTGGCCACCAGGGAGCCCATTTGCTGGTCTCCCCCCAGGGGACCGGACATGAGACGGTGGACCTTAAGGCCGGTGCGTTCCATTATCCTGGTACCGGTAGTCCCGGTGGCTATCAGGCGGTGCCCGGCAAAGATATGTTTATGGCGGTCAACGAAATTGACCAGATCGTCTTTCATGCGGTCGTGGGCAATAAGAGCGATACGCATTAATCATCCCCCGTGCTTTTTCTCGCAATATTTGAGCTGTCGCCATAGTTCCGGCGGACAAAGGGACTGTAAAGAAACTTCGGCAAAATCCCCGCACCCGGTAAAAGGGGTCGGTCCCCAGTCATAGCGGCGCACCCCCGCCGGTATTACATTTTGTAATGAAAGCCAATAGCGTACCAGTTCATCTTCACCACGGTTAACGATTGTTTCCCTTAAATCTCCTGCCCGCCGCGTAAGGGGGCAACAAAAATAAGTGCGGCAGATGAGGGGACGGTATTTATAAATGCGGCACCGCCGAAGGTTGGGTTCTAAAAAAATACAGTAACCTTCTCCATCGGTGCGCAGAGTTATGTCTACGGCCCGTCCTTGCACCCTTACCCGGCAGTATTTTGTCAGCAGTTGCGGGAGGGACAATTTTTTATCCGTCAGCTCATAAAGGCCCTCTTGGAGAATTAATAAGTCGATACTCGTCAGGGGCAAGCGCCCGCCACAGCAATGATCGCAACCAAGGCAGTCGCCGTCAGTATAGGGGCGGTAAAGGAGGGAACGATCCAGCCCTTCTACAGCGGCGATATAATCAGCCACGCTGGCCTTCGGAGAGACGATCCGCAGGTCGTAGCCCTGCCTGCCGTTTACCCGCCAGTAGCGTACCTGAACGGGATTCTGTTCTTGCTTTGCGCGCAATCGCCAACCTCCTGCCAATTATTTCTCACTCTTCTTCCCGCCACTCCATCAGGGCCAGGGGGAAGGGTTCCAGGGCCCGTTCCAGGACCCCGTGGATAAAGGCCAGGAGCACACCGTAATTAACTATCGGCACGCCGGCTTCTTTAGCGAGCTGGATGCGGTAGAGCATTTCCCGGCGGTTGATCATGCAACCGCCGCAGTGAATGATCACTTTATAACTGGCCACATCTTCCGGATAACCAGTTCCGGAATACCAGGAAAACTGTAACTCGCCGCCCACATACTGCCGCAGCCAGCGGGGTATCTGCACTTTACCGATATCATCGGCCTGACGGTGATGGGTGCAGGCCTCGGCGATGAGAACCCTGTCTCCAGGCCGTAAGTTTTTAACAGCCTTGGCTCCCCGTACCAGTTCCACCAGATCGCCCTTATACCGGGCAAATAAAATGGAAAAGGAAGTCATCCAGATGTCGGGGGGAGTATCGGCCGCCACCTTCAGGAATGCCTGGGAATCCGTAATCACGATTTTCGGGGGCGGGATCTTCGTCAGGGCTAGCTTCAGTTCCCGCTCTTTCACCACCAAGCCCATGGCGTCATGATCCAGCAAATCCCTCAAGGTCTGTACCTGGGGCAGTATCAGGCGACCCTTCGGTGCCGCCTTGTCAATAGGCACCACCAGAACGGCCATCTCTCCCGGCCCCACCAGGTCGGCGACGATATAGGGTTCCTCAAAATCGGCAGGAGCGGCTTTAATCAGTTCTCCCTTAAGTTCTTCGATACCCTGCCGGGTGAGGGCGCTGACCGGAAGGACCCGTTGACCTACGATTTTTTCCAGGTCGGGCAACAATTCCCGGCCGCCCTGGTCTATTTTATTTAAAACAACAACTACCGGTAAATTTTGCTCCTTTAAACGCTTTAGAAGCTCCACTTCATAGGTCCCTACGCAGGCGCCGGGGTCCAGGACCAGGATGGCCAGATCGGTACGCCGCAGGACTTCCATGGTCTTTTTGACCCTCAGTGCACCCAGTTCGCCCACATCGTCAATTCCCGCCGTGTCGATGAGAACGACCGGTCCGAGGGGTAAAATCTCCATGGATTTAAGGACCGGATCGGTTGTCGTACCGGGAACACTGGAGACTACGGCCAGTTCCTGATTGGTCAGGGCGTTGATCAAACTGGATTTGCCGGCATTGCGGCGACCAAAAATGGCGATATGCAGGCGGTTACCCCTTGGCGTTGTATCCACAGTTCCCTCACCTTCCCGAAAAAATTTCCCGACCGCCGAGGCAAGGGATTTTCAGTAAAAAACGGGAGTTTATCTCCCGTAGCTTACAACTTTAAGAGGTGTGTTTAGCGGCCTTCTCTTTAGCCGAGCCGTCGCCTTCGTCTATCTTGGCCGCTTCTTTGATTTCCTCTGTTACCGAGCTGGTGGCATTTTTAAATTCCCTAATGCCCTTTCCCAGGGCGCGGCCCACCTCGGGCAGCTTGCCGGGACCGAAAATAATCAACG belongs to Moorella humiferrea and includes:
- a CDS encoding methylglyoxal synthase, whose translation is MRIALIAHDRMKDDLVNFVDRHKHIFAGHRLIATGTTGTRIMERTGLKVHRLMSGPLGGDQQMGSLVAKKRLDLVIFLRDPLTPQPHEPDINALLRICDVHNVPAATNLATAAIFLEYLKSRTEHLCTVKDSPVEKG
- a CDS encoding YkgJ family cysteine cluster protein encodes the protein MRAKQEQNPVQVRYWRVNGRQGYDLRIVSPKASVADYIAAVEGLDRSLLYRPYTDGDCLGCDHCCGGRLPLTSIDLLILQEGLYELTDKKLSLPQLLTKYCRVRVQGRAVDITLRTDGEGYCIFLEPNLRRCRIYKYRPLICRTYFCCPLTRRAGDLRETIVNRGEDELVRYWLSLQNVIPAGVRRYDWGPTPFTGCGDFAEVSLQSLCPPELWRQLKYCEKKHGG
- the hydF gene encoding [FeFe] hydrogenase H-cluster maturation GTPase HydF, which encodes MDTTPRGNRLHIAIFGRRNAGKSSLINALTNQELAVVSSVPGTTTDPVLKSMEILPLGPVVLIDTAGIDDVGELGALRVKKTMEVLRRTDLAILVLDPGACVGTYEVELLKRLKEQNLPVVVVLNKIDQGGRELLPDLEKIVGQRVLPVSALTRQGIEELKGELIKAAPADFEEPYIVADLVGPGEMAVLVVPIDKAAPKGRLILPQVQTLRDLLDHDAMGLVVKERELKLALTKIPPPKIVITDSQAFLKVAADTPPDIWMTSFSILFARYKGDLVELVRGAKAVKNLRPGDRVLIAEACTHHRQADDIGKVQIPRWLRQYVGGELQFSWYSGTGYPEDVASYKVIIHCGGCMINRREMLYRIQLAKEAGVPIVNYGVLLAFIHGVLERALEPFPLALMEWREEE
- a CDS encoding Sec-independent protein translocase subunit TatA/TatB is translated as MFGLGAPELILILVLALIIFGPGKLPEVGRALGKGIREFKNATSSVTEEIKEAAKIDEGDGSAKEKAAKHTS